One region of Dryobates pubescens isolate bDryPub1 chromosome 20, bDryPub1.pri, whole genome shotgun sequence genomic DNA includes:
- the AATK gene encoding serine/threonine-protein kinase LMTK1 isoform X3, with amino-acid sequence MLFLELGALSCCRALREPPARPFRTRQPPLAVPRSVRRRGEKSGGRSIAQPAEQPGSSVPWPAGRPRAPGKHGTPLSELSWSSSLAVVAVSFSGLFTFIFLMLACLCCKKGDIGFKEFENAEGDDYVTELSAQGSPAPQHGPEVYVLPLTKVSLPMAKQPGRSVQLLKSADLGRQSLLYLKEIGHGWFGKVFLGEVNSGISSTQVVVKELKASASVQDQMQFLEEAQPYRALQHTNLLQCLAQCAEVTPYLLVMEFCPLGDLKGYLRSCRGAEAMTPDPLTLQRMACEVACGVLHLHRNNYIHSDLALRNCLLTADLTVKIGDYGLSHCKYKDDYFVTADQLWVPLRWIAPELIDEVHGNLLIVDQTKSSNVWSLGVTIWELFELGSQPYDHYSDRQVLAYAIKEQQLKLPKPQLKLSLSERWYEVMQFCWLQPEQRPTAEEVHLLLSYLCAKGATEAEEEFEKRWNSMKPNGSASASHHGPELSSFPLLEQFSADGFPSDGDDILTVMETSHGLNFEYKWEHTKTEHFQAPLGSLSPSSAARYHDLYYPATTTGHLSLGVSPSCYECKPPGCPGLPAPGVVPILGAHSPSLGSEYYIRIEGPGEGSAELDYAMCTYSPAAEQGSPHPSSCWRAQGTRNGSTYDSDSSPTVSLSMEPLLGHAPVGEGSWECAEYYPYPCPGQEPRGYEPSPSHRAEGYLLEEEHTQLGTQDWPIPGFQPSIFTDPLGVSPLVNSTYSPPGYREPQAAPPGGQLSGQSDARPDSVALELGEDSPPGAPHTQGTSPPAQRHPWASNSSSNNNISSGSPASREAQAGDSWCYRRMITFRGLMAKPLGTMPRGQPQLGGSPPGHDFRRLRQDQPPSMAGSSSSLCRSPSPRRQAWHSRDSSTFGRSQAAALAGSPATPWGPTAAPAAGAGAQNDVCLDESLERSSPTQSLPPHAATVPGPGEATPMAGTAEPNPNPPPEPGVDGAQPTAEASEVPAPAPGEPVGERGVCAAVDADRTPDKTFSSASFPSVDEGSDEDTADLTSGVFTDFSGDYTERVETAPAFKSLQKQVGTPDSLESLDIPSTASSCEVFSPTAFTPAGQPKALDSGYDTENNESPEFVLKEPHEPREPDTFNQLGKPPPGLPVSEGEGTVPDARVPTSLGTELHSLAEKNPYRDSAYFSDYDAEAERSPKGEEDSDGSRTPEAEERPQSPAQDLGKAPGPGEDPLHPPGAPSSPPAGPGVAAAVDTPVVGVLVGDCQEAEAGSTLASPTGQAFGTEQRPAGTGLVLGSSPRPDGESCPPGSVTPKTFLLTPVPLSPGEPESIEGTHVPEAIPGLGEAEAGDKQTVPPTPGLGELGLPLEGTVVDDAPGGPSTLLQESVSPPGLSLLPSTREPRPVVPERSEELEEEEEDTEDSDESDEELRCYNIQEQSEESEEEPVAVPIVVAESQSGRNLRSLLKMPSLLSEDFCEDLERKKKAVSFYDDVTIYLFDQESPTRELAEQNFPESPQPLGQPPAAGSPPSPADRLSTSDDSSDGNVSEESGGFEWDDDFPLVAVKPSLTTSLTGTPVEPDPAVSTLPALPTLVPAQKQVLPIQFSRFTVSPAPVSRFSITHVSDSDMDSIGGSSEDGDRE; translated from the exons acggCACCCCCCTTAGTGAACTCTCCTGGTCCTCCTCGCTGGCTGTTGTGGCTGTTTCCTTCTCGGGGCTCTTCACCTTCATCTTCCTCATGTTGGCCTGTCTGTGCTGCAAGAAGGGGGACATTGGCTTCAAG GAGTTTGAGAATGCCGAAGGGGACGACTATGTGACGGAGCTCTCAGCCCAGGGATCACCTGCCCCCCAGCATGGCCCTGAGGTCTACGTTCTGCCCCTCACCAAGGTCTCCTTGCCCATGGCCAAGCAGCCTGGGCGCTCAG TGCAGCTCCTCAAATCGGCGGACCTGGGGCGGCAGAGCCTGCTTTACCTGAAGGAGATTGGGCATGGCTGGTTTGGCAAG GTGTTCCTGGGGGAGGTGAACTCAGGCATCAGCAGCACGCAGGTGGTGGTGAAGGAGCTGAAGGCCAGCGCCAGCGTACAGGACCAGATGCAGTTCCTGGAGGAAGCACAGCCCTACAG GGCCCTCCAGCACACCAACCTTCTGCAGTGCCTGGCCCAGTGTGCCGAGGTGACGCCGTACCTGCTGGTGATGGAGTTCTGCCCCCTG ggtgaTCTCAAGGGATACCTGCGGAGCTGCCGGGGGGCCGAGGCGATGACCCCGGACCCGCTGACCCTGCAGAGGATGGCGTGTGAGGTGGCCTGCGGTGTCCTACATCTCCACAGGAACAACTACATCCACAG CGACCTGGCCCTGCGGAACTGCCTTCTCACAGCCGACCTGACCGTGAAGATCGGAGACTACGGACTCTCACACTGCAAGTACAAA GACGACTACTTTGTGACGGCCGACCAGCTGTGGGTGCCGCTGCGCTGGATCGCCCCTGAGCTCATCGACGAGGTGCACGGCAACCTGCTCATCGTGGACCAGACCAAGTCCAGCAACGTCTG GTCGCTGGGTGTCACCATCTGGGAGCTGTttgagctgggcagccagccCTATGACCACTACTCTGACCGACAAGTGCTTGCCTATGCCatcaaggagcagcagctcaagcTGCCCAAGCCTCAACTGAAGCTCTCGCTGTCAGAGCGCTG GTATGAGGTGATGCagttctgctggctgcagccagagcagcgtCCAACGGCGGAGGAGGttcacctgctgctctcctaccTCTGTGCCAAAGGGGCcacagaagcagaggaggagtTTGAGAAGCGCTGGAACTCCATGAAGCCCAACGGCAGTGCCAGCGCCAGTCACCACGGCCCTGagctctcctccttcccactgCTGGAGCAGTTCTCTGCTGATGGCTTCCCCTCAGATGGGGATGACATCCTCACTGTCATGGAGACCAGCCACGGCCTTAACTTTGAGTACAAGTGGGAGCACACCAAGactgagcacttccaggctcCCCTGGGgtccctgagccccagcagcgcTGCACGCTACCATGACCTCTACTATCCAGCCACAACCACGGGACATCTGAGCCTGGGGGTCTCACCCTCCTGCTATGAGTGCAAGCCGccgggctgccctgggctgccagcgCCCGGCGTGGTGCCCATCCTGGGTGCCCACAGCCCCTCACTTGGCAGCGAGTACTACATCCGCATCGAGGGGCCGGGGGAAGGCAGTGCCGAGCTGGACTATGCCATGTGTACCTACAGCCCTGCAGCCGAGCAGGGCTCCCCGcacccctcatcctgctggcgtGCCCAGGGGACCCGGAACGGCAGCACCTATGACTCTGACAGCAGCCCCACCGTCTCCCTCAGCATGGAGCCACTGCTGGGCCACGCGCCAGTGGGCGAGGGCTCCTGGGAGTGTGCTGAGTACTACCCCtacccctgcccagggcaggagccacGGGGTTATGAACCATCCCCCAGCCACAGGGCAGAGGGGtacctgctggaggaggagcacaCCCAGTTGGGCACCCAGGACTGGCCCATCCCTGGTTTCCAGCCCAGCATCTTCACTGACCCCTTGGGTGTCTCACCGTTGGTGAACAGCACCTACAGCCCCCCGGGGTACCGCGAACCACAGGCAGCCCCTCCAGGTGGGCAGCTGTCAGGGCAGAGTGATGCCAGGCCGGACTCCGTGGCactggagctgggtgaggacAGTCCCCCTGGTGCCCCCCACACCCAGGGCACAAGCCCCCCAGCTCAGCGGCATCCCTGGGCCTCCAACAGCTCCTCCAACAACAACATCAGCAGTGGTAGCCCAGCATCTCGTGAGGCCCAGGCTGGTGACAGCTGGTGCTATCGCCGCATGATCACCTTCCGGGGGCTAATGGCCAAGCCGCTGGGCACCATGCCACGCGGCCAGCCGCAGCTCGGGGGGTCCCCACCAGGCCATGACTTCCGCCGCCTGCGGCAGGATCAGCCCCCCAGCATGGccggcagctcctcctccctgtgccGCTCACCCTCCCCGCGCCGCCAGGCCTGGCACAGCCGTGACTCATCAACCTTCGGTCGCTCGCAGGCAGCAGCGCTGGCTGGCAGCCCCGCCACGCCGTGGGGCCCCACCGCggccccagcagctggagcaggggcccAGAACGATGTCTGCCTGGAcgagagcctggagaggagcagccctaCCCAGAGTCTGCCGCCCCATGCTGCAACTgtgccagggccaggggaggccacccccatggctggcactgctgagccaaaccccaacccccccccggaGCCTGGTGTAGATGGTGCCCAACCCACAGCAGAGGCCTCTGAGGTGCCTGCGCCAGcgcctggggagcctgtgggCGAGCGCGGGGTGTGTGCTGCTGTTGATGCGGACCGGACGCCAGACAAGACCTTCTCCAGCGCCAGCTTCCCCAGCGTGGACGAAGGGAGCGATGAGGACACTGCAGACCTCACCTCTGGCGTCTTCACTGACTTCTCTGGGGACTACACAGAGCGGGTGGAGACGGCTCCAGCATTCAAGTCCCTGCAGAAGCAGGTTGGGACACCGGACTCCCTGGAGTCGCTGGACATCCcctccacagccagctcctgtgAGGTCTTCAGCCCCACTGCCTTCACGCCTGCTGGCCAGCCCAAGGCCCTCGACAGCGGCTACGACACTGAGAACAACGAATCCCCCGAGTTCGTCCTTAAGGAGCCCCACGAGCCCCGAGAGCCAGACACCTTCAACCAGCTGGGGAAGCCACCCCCGGGTTTGCCAGTGAGTGAGGGTGAGGGTACGGTCCCAGACGCTCGGGTCCCCACCTCCCTCGGGactgagctgcacagcctcGCTGAGAAGAATCCCTACCGCGACTCTGCCTACTTCTCCGACTATGATGCAGAGGCTGAGCGCAGTCCCAAGGGCGAGGAGGACAGCGATGGGTCCCGGACCCCAGAGGCAGAGGAACGTCCTCAGTCCCCTGCACAGGATCTAGGGAAAGCCCCTGGGCCTGGAGAGGACCCGTTGCACCCCCCAGGGGCACCCAGTAGTCCCCCAGCAGGCCCCGGTGTTGCGGCAGCAGTGGACACGCCAGTGGTGGGGGTCTTGGTGGGGGACTGTCaggaggcagaggctgggagcacCCTGGCTAGCCCCACGGGGCAGGCTTTTGGTACCGAGCAGAGACCCGCTGGCACGGGGCTGGTGCTAGGCAGCTCCCCACGCCCTGATGGCGAATCCTGTCCTCCGGGCTCTGTGACGCCCAAGACTTTCTTGTTGACCCCAGTGCCACTGAGCCCTGGTGAGCCAGAGTCCATCGAAGGGACCCATGTGCCTGAGGCCATCCCTGGACttggggaagctgaggctggggacaaaCAGACTGTGCCTCCCACGCCAGGGCTTGGGGAACTGGGGCTGCCCCTGGAGGGAACTGTGGTGGATGATGCACCGGGAGGTCCCAGCACCTTGCTACAAGAGAGTGTCTCGCCTCCgggcctctctctgctcccctccaccCGGGAGCCACGGCCGGTTGTCCCTGAGcgctctgaggagctggaggaggaggaggaggacacgGAAGACAGCGATGAGTCAGACGAGGAGCTGCGCTGCTACAACATCCAGGAACAAAGTGAGGAGAGTGAGGAGGAGCCAGTGGCAGTGCCCATCGTGGTGGCCGAAAGCCAGAGTGGCAGGAACCTGCGCAGCCTCCTCAAGATGCCCAGCCTGCTCTCTGAGGACTTCTGTGAGGATCTGGAGCGCAAGAAGAAAGCAGTCTCCTTCTATGATGATGTCACCATCTACCTCTTTGACCAG GAAAGCCCCACGCgggagctggctgagcagaACTTCCCAGAATCCCCCCAGCCTTTggggcagccccctgctgctggcagcccccccAGTCCGGCAGACAGGCTCAGCACCTCAGACGACTCCTCGGACGGCAACGTCTCAGAAGAGA GTGGTGGCTTCGAGTGGGATGATGACTTTCCACTCGTGGCGGTGAAGCCATCCCTGACGACCTCACTGACAGGGACACCAGTGGAGCCTGACCCAGCCGTGTCCacgctgcctgccctgcccacgcTGGTGCCAGCTCAGAAACAGGTGCTGCCTATCCAGTTCTCCCGGTTCACAGTCTCGCCTGCCCCAGTGTCCCGGTTCTCCATCACTCACGTTTCCGATTCAGACATGGACTCCATAGGAG gcagcagtgaggatggtgacCGGGAGTGA
- the AATK gene encoding serine/threonine-protein kinase LMTK1 isoform X2, with protein MLFLELGALSCCRALREPPARPFRTRQPPLAVPRSVRRRGEKSGGRSIAQPAEQPGSSVPWPAGRPRAPGKHGTPLSELSWSSSLAVVAVSFSGLFTFIFLMLACLCCKKGDIGFKFENAEGDDYVTELSAQGSPAPQHGPEVYVLPLTKVSLPMAKQPGRSVQLLKSADLGRQSLLYLKEIGHGWFGKVFLGEVNSGISSTQVVVKELKASASVQDQMQFLEEAQPYRALQHTNLLQCLAQCAEVTPYLLVMEFCPLGDLKGYLRSCRGAEAMTPDPLTLQRMACEVACGVLHLHRNNYIHSDLALRNCLLTADLTVKIGDYGLSHCKYKTLHTWQDDYFVTADQLWVPLRWIAPELIDEVHGNLLIVDQTKSSNVWSLGVTIWELFELGSQPYDHYSDRQVLAYAIKEQQLKLPKPQLKLSLSERWYEVMQFCWLQPEQRPTAEEVHLLLSYLCAKGATEAEEEFEKRWNSMKPNGSASASHHGPELSSFPLLEQFSADGFPSDGDDILTVMETSHGLNFEYKWEHTKTEHFQAPLGSLSPSSAARYHDLYYPATTTGHLSLGVSPSCYECKPPGCPGLPAPGVVPILGAHSPSLGSEYYIRIEGPGEGSAELDYAMCTYSPAAEQGSPHPSSCWRAQGTRNGSTYDSDSSPTVSLSMEPLLGHAPVGEGSWECAEYYPYPCPGQEPRGYEPSPSHRAEGYLLEEEHTQLGTQDWPIPGFQPSIFTDPLGVSPLVNSTYSPPGYREPQAAPPGGQLSGQSDARPDSVALELGEDSPPGAPHTQGTSPPAQRHPWASNSSSNNNISSGSPASREAQAGDSWCYRRMITFRGLMAKPLGTMPRGQPQLGGSPPGHDFRRLRQDQPPSMAGSSSSLCRSPSPRRQAWHSRDSSTFGRSQAAALAGSPATPWGPTAAPAAGAGAQNDVCLDESLERSSPTQSLPPHAATVPGPGEATPMAGTAEPNPNPPPEPGVDGAQPTAEASEVPAPAPGEPVGERGVCAAVDADRTPDKTFSSASFPSVDEGSDEDTADLTSGVFTDFSGDYTERVETAPAFKSLQKQVGTPDSLESLDIPSTASSCEVFSPTAFTPAGQPKALDSGYDTENNESPEFVLKEPHEPREPDTFNQLGKPPPGLPVSEGEGTVPDARVPTSLGTELHSLAEKNPYRDSAYFSDYDAEAERSPKGEEDSDGSRTPEAEERPQSPAQDLGKAPGPGEDPLHPPGAPSSPPAGPGVAAAVDTPVVGVLVGDCQEAEAGSTLASPTGQAFGTEQRPAGTGLVLGSSPRPDGESCPPGSVTPKTFLLTPVPLSPGEPESIEGTHVPEAIPGLGEAEAGDKQTVPPTPGLGELGLPLEGTVVDDAPGGPSTLLQESVSPPGLSLLPSTREPRPVVPERSEELEEEEEDTEDSDESDEELRCYNIQEQSEESEEEPVAVPIVVAESQSGRNLRSLLKMPSLLSEDFCEDLERKKKAVSFYDDVTIYLFDQESPTRELAEQNFPESPQPLGQPPAAGSPPSPADRLSTSDDSSDGNVSEESGGFEWDDDFPLVAVKPSLTTSLTGTPVEPDPAVSTLPALPTLVPAQKQVLPIQFSRFTVSPAPVSRFSITHVSDSDMDSIGGSSEDGDRE; from the exons acggCACCCCCCTTAGTGAACTCTCCTGGTCCTCCTCGCTGGCTGTTGTGGCTGTTTCCTTCTCGGGGCTCTTCACCTTCATCTTCCTCATGTTGGCCTGTCTGTGCTGCAAGAAGGGGGACATTGGCTTCAAG TTTGAGAATGCCGAAGGGGACGACTATGTGACGGAGCTCTCAGCCCAGGGATCACCTGCCCCCCAGCATGGCCCTGAGGTCTACGTTCTGCCCCTCACCAAGGTCTCCTTGCCCATGGCCAAGCAGCCTGGGCGCTCAG TGCAGCTCCTCAAATCGGCGGACCTGGGGCGGCAGAGCCTGCTTTACCTGAAGGAGATTGGGCATGGCTGGTTTGGCAAG GTGTTCCTGGGGGAGGTGAACTCAGGCATCAGCAGCACGCAGGTGGTGGTGAAGGAGCTGAAGGCCAGCGCCAGCGTACAGGACCAGATGCAGTTCCTGGAGGAAGCACAGCCCTACAG GGCCCTCCAGCACACCAACCTTCTGCAGTGCCTGGCCCAGTGTGCCGAGGTGACGCCGTACCTGCTGGTGATGGAGTTCTGCCCCCTG ggtgaTCTCAAGGGATACCTGCGGAGCTGCCGGGGGGCCGAGGCGATGACCCCGGACCCGCTGACCCTGCAGAGGATGGCGTGTGAGGTGGCCTGCGGTGTCCTACATCTCCACAGGAACAACTACATCCACAG CGACCTGGCCCTGCGGAACTGCCTTCTCACAGCCGACCTGACCGTGAAGATCGGAGACTACGGACTCTCACACTGCAAGTACAAA ACCCTACATACTTGGCAGGACGACTACTTTGTGACGGCCGACCAGCTGTGGGTGCCGCTGCGCTGGATCGCCCCTGAGCTCATCGACGAGGTGCACGGCAACCTGCTCATCGTGGACCAGACCAAGTCCAGCAACGTCTG GTCGCTGGGTGTCACCATCTGGGAGCTGTttgagctgggcagccagccCTATGACCACTACTCTGACCGACAAGTGCTTGCCTATGCCatcaaggagcagcagctcaagcTGCCCAAGCCTCAACTGAAGCTCTCGCTGTCAGAGCGCTG GTATGAGGTGATGCagttctgctggctgcagccagagcagcgtCCAACGGCGGAGGAGGttcacctgctgctctcctaccTCTGTGCCAAAGGGGCcacagaagcagaggaggagtTTGAGAAGCGCTGGAACTCCATGAAGCCCAACGGCAGTGCCAGCGCCAGTCACCACGGCCCTGagctctcctccttcccactgCTGGAGCAGTTCTCTGCTGATGGCTTCCCCTCAGATGGGGATGACATCCTCACTGTCATGGAGACCAGCCACGGCCTTAACTTTGAGTACAAGTGGGAGCACACCAAGactgagcacttccaggctcCCCTGGGgtccctgagccccagcagcgcTGCACGCTACCATGACCTCTACTATCCAGCCACAACCACGGGACATCTGAGCCTGGGGGTCTCACCCTCCTGCTATGAGTGCAAGCCGccgggctgccctgggctgccagcgCCCGGCGTGGTGCCCATCCTGGGTGCCCACAGCCCCTCACTTGGCAGCGAGTACTACATCCGCATCGAGGGGCCGGGGGAAGGCAGTGCCGAGCTGGACTATGCCATGTGTACCTACAGCCCTGCAGCCGAGCAGGGCTCCCCGcacccctcatcctgctggcgtGCCCAGGGGACCCGGAACGGCAGCACCTATGACTCTGACAGCAGCCCCACCGTCTCCCTCAGCATGGAGCCACTGCTGGGCCACGCGCCAGTGGGCGAGGGCTCCTGGGAGTGTGCTGAGTACTACCCCtacccctgcccagggcaggagccacGGGGTTATGAACCATCCCCCAGCCACAGGGCAGAGGGGtacctgctggaggaggagcacaCCCAGTTGGGCACCCAGGACTGGCCCATCCCTGGTTTCCAGCCCAGCATCTTCACTGACCCCTTGGGTGTCTCACCGTTGGTGAACAGCACCTACAGCCCCCCGGGGTACCGCGAACCACAGGCAGCCCCTCCAGGTGGGCAGCTGTCAGGGCAGAGTGATGCCAGGCCGGACTCCGTGGCactggagctgggtgaggacAGTCCCCCTGGTGCCCCCCACACCCAGGGCACAAGCCCCCCAGCTCAGCGGCATCCCTGGGCCTCCAACAGCTCCTCCAACAACAACATCAGCAGTGGTAGCCCAGCATCTCGTGAGGCCCAGGCTGGTGACAGCTGGTGCTATCGCCGCATGATCACCTTCCGGGGGCTAATGGCCAAGCCGCTGGGCACCATGCCACGCGGCCAGCCGCAGCTCGGGGGGTCCCCACCAGGCCATGACTTCCGCCGCCTGCGGCAGGATCAGCCCCCCAGCATGGccggcagctcctcctccctgtgccGCTCACCCTCCCCGCGCCGCCAGGCCTGGCACAGCCGTGACTCATCAACCTTCGGTCGCTCGCAGGCAGCAGCGCTGGCTGGCAGCCCCGCCACGCCGTGGGGCCCCACCGCggccccagcagctggagcaggggcccAGAACGATGTCTGCCTGGAcgagagcctggagaggagcagccctaCCCAGAGTCTGCCGCCCCATGCTGCAACTgtgccagggccaggggaggccacccccatggctggcactgctgagccaaaccccaacccccccccggaGCCTGGTGTAGATGGTGCCCAACCCACAGCAGAGGCCTCTGAGGTGCCTGCGCCAGcgcctggggagcctgtgggCGAGCGCGGGGTGTGTGCTGCTGTTGATGCGGACCGGACGCCAGACAAGACCTTCTCCAGCGCCAGCTTCCCCAGCGTGGACGAAGGGAGCGATGAGGACACTGCAGACCTCACCTCTGGCGTCTTCACTGACTTCTCTGGGGACTACACAGAGCGGGTGGAGACGGCTCCAGCATTCAAGTCCCTGCAGAAGCAGGTTGGGACACCGGACTCCCTGGAGTCGCTGGACATCCcctccacagccagctcctgtgAGGTCTTCAGCCCCACTGCCTTCACGCCTGCTGGCCAGCCCAAGGCCCTCGACAGCGGCTACGACACTGAGAACAACGAATCCCCCGAGTTCGTCCTTAAGGAGCCCCACGAGCCCCGAGAGCCAGACACCTTCAACCAGCTGGGGAAGCCACCCCCGGGTTTGCCAGTGAGTGAGGGTGAGGGTACGGTCCCAGACGCTCGGGTCCCCACCTCCCTCGGGactgagctgcacagcctcGCTGAGAAGAATCCCTACCGCGACTCTGCCTACTTCTCCGACTATGATGCAGAGGCTGAGCGCAGTCCCAAGGGCGAGGAGGACAGCGATGGGTCCCGGACCCCAGAGGCAGAGGAACGTCCTCAGTCCCCTGCACAGGATCTAGGGAAAGCCCCTGGGCCTGGAGAGGACCCGTTGCACCCCCCAGGGGCACCCAGTAGTCCCCCAGCAGGCCCCGGTGTTGCGGCAGCAGTGGACACGCCAGTGGTGGGGGTCTTGGTGGGGGACTGTCaggaggcagaggctgggagcacCCTGGCTAGCCCCACGGGGCAGGCTTTTGGTACCGAGCAGAGACCCGCTGGCACGGGGCTGGTGCTAGGCAGCTCCCCACGCCCTGATGGCGAATCCTGTCCTCCGGGCTCTGTGACGCCCAAGACTTTCTTGTTGACCCCAGTGCCACTGAGCCCTGGTGAGCCAGAGTCCATCGAAGGGACCCATGTGCCTGAGGCCATCCCTGGACttggggaagctgaggctggggacaaaCAGACTGTGCCTCCCACGCCAGGGCTTGGGGAACTGGGGCTGCCCCTGGAGGGAACTGTGGTGGATGATGCACCGGGAGGTCCCAGCACCTTGCTACAAGAGAGTGTCTCGCCTCCgggcctctctctgctcccctccaccCGGGAGCCACGGCCGGTTGTCCCTGAGcgctctgaggagctggaggaggaggaggaggacacgGAAGACAGCGATGAGTCAGACGAGGAGCTGCGCTGCTACAACATCCAGGAACAAAGTGAGGAGAGTGAGGAGGAGCCAGTGGCAGTGCCCATCGTGGTGGCCGAAAGCCAGAGTGGCAGGAACCTGCGCAGCCTCCTCAAGATGCCCAGCCTGCTCTCTGAGGACTTCTGTGAGGATCTGGAGCGCAAGAAGAAAGCAGTCTCCTTCTATGATGATGTCACCATCTACCTCTTTGACCAG GAAAGCCCCACGCgggagctggctgagcagaACTTCCCAGAATCCCCCCAGCCTTTggggcagccccctgctgctggcagcccccccAGTCCGGCAGACAGGCTCAGCACCTCAGACGACTCCTCGGACGGCAACGTCTCAGAAGAGA GTGGTGGCTTCGAGTGGGATGATGACTTTCCACTCGTGGCGGTGAAGCCATCCCTGACGACCTCACTGACAGGGACACCAGTGGAGCCTGACCCAGCCGTGTCCacgctgcctgccctgcccacgcTGGTGCCAGCTCAGAAACAGGTGCTGCCTATCCAGTTCTCCCGGTTCACAGTCTCGCCTGCCCCAGTGTCCCGGTTCTCCATCACTCACGTTTCCGATTCAGACATGGACTCCATAGGAG gcagcagtgaggatggtgacCGGGAGTGA